The following coding sequences lie in one Halorarum halophilum genomic window:
- a CDS encoding glycerophosphodiester phosphodiesterase, with the protein MEIIGHRGCADQYPENTVHAVQRSSRYLDTIEVDVRRCGSGELVVFHDETVDRLTDATGRVTDLDWTELRELEVMDSGETIPRLSTVLEAFPRGVRAQVELKGRGLAEDVRDVVAGSDVEVAVSSFDIDALAEVHDLGWDVRTGYLFESNPAGNLAAAVELGCAVVHPYYDLCLKTDVVDDAHEAGLEVVAWKAARTAEEVAALRTVGVDGVTADRWDIG; encoded by the coding sequence ATGGAGATCATCGGTCACCGCGGATGCGCCGACCAGTACCCCGAGAACACGGTTCACGCCGTGCAGCGCTCCTCCCGGTACCTCGACACCATCGAAGTGGACGTCCGACGCTGCGGCTCCGGCGAGCTCGTCGTCTTCCACGACGAGACCGTCGACCGGTTGACCGACGCGACCGGCCGGGTCACCGACCTCGACTGGACCGAACTCCGCGAACTCGAGGTGATGGACTCCGGCGAGACGATCCCACGTCTCTCGACCGTCCTCGAGGCGTTCCCCCGCGGCGTCCGCGCCCAGGTAGAACTGAAGGGGCGAGGGCTCGCCGAGGACGTGCGCGACGTCGTCGCCGGGTCCGACGTCGAGGTGGCCGTCTCCTCGTTCGACATCGACGCGCTCGCGGAGGTCCACGACCTCGGCTGGGACGTGCGGACGGGCTACCTGTTCGAGTCGAACCCCGCGGGGAACCTCGCGGCCGCCGTCGAACTCGGCTGTGCGGTCGTCCACCCCTACTACGACCTCTGCCTGAAGACCGACGTCGTCGACGACGCCCACGAGGCGGGGCTCGAGGTCGTCGCGTGGAAGGCCGCGCGTACGGCCGAGGAGGTCGCGGCGCTCAGGACCGTCGGCGTCGACGGCGTCACAGCGGATCGGTGGGACATCGGCTAG
- a CDS encoding CopG family transcriptional regulator yields the protein MAGEQVDALPDGLREWVHARAEETDRSPADVLARATAAYRLLNDYEGDLDGLGGFPENADRVDGNTLLGLSETVAELDERVATVEDDLDEKIDDVRSRVVQVKRETDGKADADHDHPDLRRTAETAEVLADDVEDLRADLDDLESTFEEGFANYEEVLEYLTDATEELEGKANTLASVAAEVRTRLGNLEAREARTRAAAELKDEANRLGVETATCGACSSKVSLGLLSAPECPNCGGTFEAVEGSRGFFGSATLTVGTRPALEGETAEELGPEDIFDD from the coding sequence ATGGCCGGTGAGCAGGTGGACGCGCTGCCGGATGGCTTACGCGAGTGGGTACACGCCAGGGCCGAGGAGACCGATCGGTCCCCAGCGGACGTGCTGGCCCGTGCGACCGCCGCGTACCGGCTGCTGAACGACTACGAGGGCGACCTCGACGGGCTCGGAGGGTTCCCGGAGAACGCCGACCGCGTCGACGGGAACACGCTGCTCGGCCTCTCGGAGACGGTCGCGGAGCTCGACGAACGCGTCGCGACCGTGGAGGACGACCTCGACGAGAAGATCGACGACGTGCGGAGCCGCGTCGTCCAGGTGAAACGCGAGACCGATGGGAAGGCCGACGCGGACCACGACCACCCCGACCTCCGGCGCACCGCCGAGACAGCCGAGGTGCTCGCCGACGACGTGGAGGACCTCCGGGCGGACCTCGACGACCTCGAGTCGACGTTCGAGGAGGGGTTCGCCAACTACGAGGAGGTGCTGGAGTACCTCACCGACGCGACCGAGGAGCTGGAGGGGAAGGCGAACACGCTCGCCTCGGTCGCCGCCGAGGTCCGCACCCGCCTCGGGAACCTGGAGGCCCGCGAGGCCCGCACCCGCGCCGCGGCGGAGCTGAAGGACGAGGCGAACCGGCTCGGGGTCGAGACGGCGACCTGCGGCGCGTGCAGTTCGAAGGTCAGCCTCGGCCTGCTGTCGGCCCCGGAGTGCCCGAACTGCGGCGGCACCTTCGAGGCGGTCGAGGGGTCGCGCGGCTTCTTCGGCTCGGCCACGCTGACCGTCGGAACGCGACCCGCGCTGGAGGGGGAGACGGCGGAGGAACTCGGCCCGGAGGACATCTTCGATGACTGA
- a CDS encoding transcription factor S: MQFCDECGSMMVSEDGVMVCTSCGHAEERDEELAAQFVSTEEQSDDDVIETEEGANFEGKPTSNDVHCDKCGHGVAWYTIKQTGAADEPPTRFFKCKECGYRWREYN; this comes from the coding sequence ATGCAGTTCTGCGACGAGTGCGGCTCGATGATGGTCTCCGAGGACGGCGTCATGGTGTGCACCTCCTGTGGCCACGCAGAGGAGCGGGACGAGGAGCTCGCCGCGCAGTTCGTCTCGACGGAGGAGCAGAGCGACGACGACGTCATCGAGACGGAGGAGGGCGCGAACTTCGAGGGGAAACCCACCTCGAACGACGTCCACTGCGACAAGTGCGGCCACGGCGTCGCCTGGTACACGATCAAGCAGACCGGCGCGGCGGACGAGCCGCCGACGCGCTTCTTCAAATGTAAGGAGTGCGGCTATCGATGGCGGGAGTACAACTGA
- the msrB gene encoding peptide-methionine (R)-S-oxide reductase MsrB, which produces MSEQEPASDLPESDEEWRERLTDEEYRILREKGTEARFSGEHVDRDEQGVYTCAACGTVLFDSGTKFDAACGWPSFYAAEDSAVTYEEDTRHGMTRVEVKCATCDGHLGHVFKDGPEPTGERFCINSVALDFEPAE; this is translated from the coding sequence ATGAGCGAGCAAGAACCCGCGAGCGACCTGCCCGAGTCCGACGAGGAGTGGCGCGAGCGGCTGACCGACGAGGAGTACCGCATCCTCCGGGAGAAGGGCACCGAGGCCCGCTTCTCCGGCGAGCACGTCGACCGCGACGAGCAGGGGGTCTACACCTGCGCGGCCTGCGGGACGGTGCTGTTCGACTCGGGGACGAAGTTCGACGCCGCCTGCGGGTGGCCGAGCTTCTACGCCGCCGAGGACTCGGCGGTGACCTACGAGGAGGACACCCGACACGGGATGACCCGCGTCGAGGTGAAGTGCGCCACCTGCGACGGCCACCTCGGGCACGTCTTCAAGGACGGTCCGGAACCGACCGGCGAGCGGTTCTGCATCAACTCCGTCGCGCTCGACTTCGAACCGGCGGAGTGA
- a CDS encoding dienelactone hydrolase family protein, which yields MTDGDAATDGGRGANDGTAVLVPGGRDVRATLDVAGGADGDTDADAAVEGDAGTGADSCVVACPPHPQHRGHRGDERLRAVSDVLGERGVDCLRFDYGDWNEGRGELADACNAVGWARDRYDAVGLFGFSFGGCIALNAAAETDPAAVSVLSPARRVAAGLDSVEALDRVACPVQVVYGTRDDTVDWKPTVERARELDHEVVEFAADHFYIGRAGKVGEAVGSWLAGRL from the coding sequence ATGACCGACGGTGACGCCGCGACGGACGGCGGGAGGGGCGCGAACGACGGAACGGCAGTGCTGGTGCCGGGCGGGCGAGACGTCCGGGCGACGCTCGACGTCGCCGGCGGCGCGGACGGCGATACCGACGCGGACGCTGCTGTCGAGGGTGATGCCGGTACCGGCGCCGACTCGTGCGTTGTCGCCTGCCCGCCCCACCCCCAGCACCGGGGACACCGCGGCGACGAGCGGTTACGGGCGGTCAGCGACGTGCTCGGCGAGCGCGGCGTCGACTGCCTCCGGTTCGACTACGGCGACTGGAACGAGGGCCGGGGCGAACTCGCCGACGCCTGCAACGCGGTGGGCTGGGCCCGCGACCGATACGACGCGGTCGGGTTGTTCGGCTTCAGCTTCGGCGGCTGCATCGCGCTGAACGCCGCGGCCGAGACGGACCCCGCGGCGGTGAGCGTGCTCTCGCCGGCCCGACGGGTCGCGGCCGGGCTCGACTCGGTCGAGGCGCTCGACCGGGTCGCCTGCCCGGTGCAGGTGGTGTACGGCACCAGGGACGACACGGTGGACTGGAAGCCGACGGTCGAGCGCGCCCGCGAACTGGACCACGAGGTCGTCGAGTTCGCGGCGGACCACTTCTACATCGGGCGGGCGGGGAAGGTGGGCGAGGCGGTCGGCTCGTGGTTAGCCGGCCGGCTCTGA
- a CDS encoding HAD family hydrolase, with the protein MVYDAVVFDNDGVLVGRTSYGVLHEAAWDAFDALSVADPDPDHVRSMVVGVSPEEVESVCTTYDLSPSEFWTIRDRTAFEAQRREVRAGRKSLYDDFEVLHDIDSPLGIVSSNQQETVDFVLDHFGVADLFGTAYGRAPTVESLTHKKPNSHYLERALADLDAETALYVGDNETDVEAAHNAGVDSAFIRRPHRRDHELTVDPTYEVRDLHDVAALCR; encoded by the coding sequence ATGGTGTACGATGCGGTTGTGTTCGACAACGACGGCGTGCTCGTCGGCCGGACGAGCTACGGCGTGCTCCACGAGGCGGCGTGGGACGCGTTCGACGCCCTCTCCGTCGCCGACCCCGATCCCGACCACGTCAGATCGATGGTCGTCGGGGTCTCCCCCGAGGAGGTCGAGTCGGTGTGTACGACGTACGATCTCTCCCCCTCCGAGTTCTGGACGATCCGCGACCGGACGGCCTTCGAGGCCCAGCGCCGGGAGGTGCGGGCCGGCCGGAAGTCGCTGTACGACGACTTCGAGGTGCTCCACGACATCGACTCGCCGCTCGGCATCGTCTCCTCGAACCAGCAGGAGACGGTCGACTTCGTGCTCGACCACTTCGGGGTCGCCGACCTCTTCGGGACGGCATACGGCCGGGCGCCGACCGTCGAGAGCCTGACGCACAAGAAGCCGAACAGCCACTACCTCGAACGGGCGCTGGCGGACCTCGACGCCGAGACGGCGCTGTACGTCGGCGACAACGAGACGGACGTCGAGGCTGCCCACAACGCCGGGGTCGACTCGGCGTTCATCCGCCGCCCGCACCGCCGGGACCACGAGCTCACGGTCGACCCCACCTACGAGGTGCGGGACCTCCACGACGTCGCCGCGCTCTGTCGGTGA
- a CDS encoding aryl-sulfate sulfotransferase, whose protein sequence is MSYRVDRRRLLRAAMATLVLLSGGSIATAAYHGVDTDPDGEAFVEGERAVEPRDGLTVVTTSQYGDNFMVAFAPNGSVLYYDDRYAIYDEIKHVPGTSATVVVVATRNLDRQRCHATTRCNRNVIERVNLSTGERERLHERVNPRNRNQWHAVDLIDDTHLLVGDIAYDRVFVVDTETGLIEWEWEAQRDFPLSGGGIYPGDWTHLNDVEYLGDGRVMVSLRNQDQVVFIDMEEGLQEEWTLGSEDDHGTLYEQHNPDYIPESGGGPAVLVADSERNRIVEYQREDGTWRQTWEWSDVRMQWPRDADRLPNGNTLVVDSNGARVFELDPSGEIVWQVDIKGAYDVEHIPVGDEGGEPQTAERLGLASRTDGDSSPREVVGEPRKTPKRSLSVLSAVVPGPVLNGILYVLPQWFGLAQLGATLLGTTTAVGWAALELHWLGYRLRSPFTRDR, encoded by the coding sequence GTGTCCTATCGGGTCGATAGACGGCGGCTCCTGCGCGCGGCGATGGCCACGCTCGTGCTGCTCTCGGGGGGATCGATAGCGACGGCCGCCTACCACGGCGTCGACACCGATCCCGACGGGGAGGCGTTCGTCGAGGGGGAGCGCGCGGTCGAACCGCGCGACGGCCTCACCGTCGTGACGACGAGCCAGTACGGGGACAACTTCATGGTCGCGTTCGCGCCGAACGGCTCGGTTCTCTACTACGACGACCGCTACGCCATCTACGACGAGATCAAGCACGTGCCCGGCACGAGCGCGACCGTCGTCGTGGTCGCCACCCGGAACCTCGACCGCCAGCGGTGCCACGCGACCACGCGGTGCAACCGGAACGTCATCGAGCGCGTGAACCTCTCGACCGGCGAACGCGAGCGCCTCCACGAGCGGGTGAACCCCCGGAACCGGAACCAGTGGCACGCGGTCGACCTGATCGACGACACGCACCTGCTCGTCGGCGACATCGCCTACGACCGCGTGTTCGTCGTCGACACCGAGACGGGACTCATCGAGTGGGAGTGGGAGGCCCAGCGGGACTTCCCGCTCTCGGGCGGCGGGATCTACCCCGGCGACTGGACCCACCTCAACGACGTGGAGTACCTCGGCGACGGCCGGGTGATGGTCAGCCTCCGCAACCAGGATCAGGTCGTGTTCATCGACATGGAGGAGGGGCTCCAGGAGGAGTGGACGCTGGGGAGCGAGGACGACCACGGGACCCTCTACGAGCAGCACAACCCCGACTACATCCCCGAGTCCGGCGGCGGGCCGGCCGTGCTCGTCGCGGACTCGGAGCGAAACCGCATCGTCGAGTACCAGCGCGAGGACGGGACGTGGCGCCAGACGTGGGAGTGGTCGGACGTGCGGATGCAGTGGCCCCGCGACGCCGACCGCCTGCCGAACGGCAACACGCTCGTCGTCGACTCCAACGGCGCCAGGGTGTTCGAACTCGACCCGTCGGGCGAGATCGTCTGGCAGGTCGACATCAAGGGCGCATACGACGTGGAACACATCCCCGTCGGAGACGAGGGCGGCGAACCCCAGACCGCCGAGCGCCTCGGCCTGGCGAGCCGGACGGACGGCGACTCCTCCCCCCGGGAGGTCGTCGGCGAGCCGCGGAAGACGCCCAAGCGGTCCCTGTCCGTGCTGTCGGCCGTGGTACCGGGACCGGTGCTGAACGGGATACTGTACGTGCTCCCGCAGTGGTTCGGCCTCGCCCAGCTCGGGGCGACGCTGCTCGGGACGACGACGGCGGTCGGGTGGGCCGCGCTCGAACTGCACTGGCTCGGCTACCGGCTCCGGTCGCCGTTCACGCGCGACCGGTAA
- a CDS encoding DUF7385 family protein, with translation MTTIDLSDGFDVHDYRSKLKLLRQDAGSMTLANREGLECPACDRPFERLFVTDDDRVSFGDAPDGPICLARTDARLLVLTH, from the coding sequence GTGACCACCATCGACCTCTCCGACGGCTTCGACGTCCACGACTACCGGTCGAAGTTGAAACTGCTCCGGCAGGACGCCGGGTCGATGACGCTCGCCAACCGCGAAGGACTGGAGTGTCCGGCGTGCGACCGCCCGTTCGAGCGGTTGTTCGTCACCGACGACGACCGGGTCAGCTTCGGGGACGCGCCCGACGGACCGATCTGTCTCGCCCGGACGGACGCGCGGCTGCTTGTGTTGACGCACTGA
- a CDS encoding redox-regulated ATPase YchF yields the protein MSYKIGLVGKPSVGKSSFFNAATMNDVPEGAYPFTTIDPSVGEAYVGVDCAAPEFDEECEPNHGFCDDDTRFVPVQLVDVAGLIPGAHEGKGLGNQFLTDLNEADVLVHVVDFSGETDIEGEPTEGHDPREDVDFLEDELDQWYLGVLEKGIEKFESMYQGPNPGDEIGVEHVLAEQLSAFRTNKDEIKRVVLSLDLELDPETWDADDRFALAREMRKRTKPMVIAANKMDTPAAKENYEEITSDPEYDHLTIVPTSAHAEKSLKKAAESGVVDYRQGEADFDVVGDVSDEQAAGLEAIREFVAEFDGTGVQQAIETALFEELDAKVVFPGSASGDWSKGPFRDCFVLPGDATAEDFAYHLHSDIGDGFLHGIDCRSRRQVGADTELEHRAVLEVVTTG from the coding sequence ATGAGCTACAAGATCGGCCTCGTGGGGAAGCCCTCGGTGGGGAAATCGAGCTTCTTCAACGCGGCCACTATGAACGACGTGCCCGAGGGGGCCTACCCGTTCACGACCATCGATCCGAGCGTCGGTGAGGCGTACGTCGGCGTCGACTGCGCGGCGCCCGAGTTCGACGAGGAGTGCGAACCGAACCACGGCTTCTGCGACGACGATACCCGGTTCGTCCCGGTCCAGCTCGTCGACGTGGCGGGGCTCATCCCCGGTGCCCACGAGGGGAAGGGGCTCGGCAACCAGTTCCTCACCGACCTGAACGAGGCGGACGTGCTCGTCCACGTCGTCGACTTCTCCGGCGAGACCGACATCGAGGGCGAGCCGACGGAGGGACACGACCCCCGCGAGGACGTCGACTTCCTGGAGGACGAACTCGACCAGTGGTACCTGGGCGTCCTGGAGAAGGGGATCGAGAAGTTCGAGTCGATGTACCAGGGGCCGAACCCCGGCGACGAGATCGGGGTCGAGCACGTCCTCGCGGAACAGTTGAGCGCGTTCAGGACGAACAAGGACGAGATCAAGCGGGTCGTCCTCTCGCTCGACCTCGAACTCGACCCGGAGACGTGGGACGCCGACGACCGGTTCGCGCTCGCGCGGGAGATGCGCAAGCGGACGAAGCCGATGGTGATCGCCGCGAACAAGATGGACACGCCGGCGGCGAAGGAGAACTACGAGGAGATCACGTCGGACCCGGAGTACGACCACCTCACGATCGTCCCGACGAGCGCCCACGCCGAGAAGTCGCTGAAGAAGGCCGCCGAGTCGGGCGTCGTCGACTACCGGCAGGGCGAGGCCGACTTCGACGTCGTCGGCGACGTCTCCGACGAGCAGGCGGCCGGCCTCGAGGCCATCCGCGAGTTCGTGGCCGAGTTCGACGGCACGGGCGTCCAGCAGGCCATCGAGACGGCGCTGTTCGAGGAGCTCGACGCCAAGGTCGTCTTCCCGGGGAGCGCGAGCGGCGACTGGAGCAAGGGCCCGTTCCGCGACTGCTTCGTCCTCCCCGGCGACGCCACCGCCGAGGACTTCGCGTACCACCTCCATTCGGACATCGGCGACGGCTTCCTCCACGGCATCGACTGCCGGAGCCGCCGGCAGGTCGGCGCGGACACGGAACTCGAACACCGGGCGGTGCTGGAAGTCGTGACGACTGGGTGA
- a CDS encoding RAD55 family ATPase: protein MARMPFGVAQLDSVLGGGAPEGNAVLVAGESGAGAREFAYTSAAMNTLANADSELFDLYYGELDGDATVPEEVHYISFTAGEDYVERELRYTMADEIVDAVVEPMRFADFTPEYFQLSAIPREWYMGETTSLRDLGRGANRDGVLTALGEYLTDHAAGNLVVVDSITDLIGAAGGEVAWDDVATLVRGLGKAAHSWGGLLLVLANTDAIDDRQLGQLVDGSGGSFQFSWETGGSKRARTMVVREFRGVLSQLESENIVRFETEIHDGGLDISDVRKIR from the coding sequence ATGGCCCGTATGCCGTTCGGCGTGGCGCAACTCGACTCCGTGCTCGGCGGCGGCGCCCCCGAGGGAAACGCCGTGCTCGTCGCCGGCGAGTCCGGCGCCGGCGCCCGGGAGTTCGCCTACACGAGCGCCGCGATGAACACGCTCGCGAACGCCGATTCGGAGCTGTTCGACCTGTACTACGGCGAGCTCGACGGGGACGCCACCGTCCCCGAGGAGGTCCACTACATCTCCTTCACGGCCGGCGAGGACTACGTCGAACGGGAGCTCCGCTACACGATGGCCGACGAGATCGTCGACGCCGTCGTGGAGCCGATGCGGTTCGCCGACTTCACCCCCGAGTACTTCCAGCTCTCGGCCATCCCCCGCGAGTGGTACATGGGCGAGACGACCTCCCTCCGGGACCTCGGCCGGGGCGCCAACCGCGACGGCGTGCTCACCGCGCTCGGGGAGTACCTCACCGACCACGCGGCCGGGAACCTCGTCGTCGTCGACTCCATCACGGACCTCATCGGCGCCGCCGGCGGCGAGGTGGCGTGGGACGACGTGGCGACGCTCGTGCGCGGGCTCGGCAAGGCGGCCCACTCGTGGGGCGGCCTGCTGCTCGTGCTCGCGAACACCGACGCCATCGACGACCGGCAGCTCGGCCAGCTCGTCGACGGGAGCGGTGGGAGCTTCCAGTTCAGCTGGGAGACCGGCGGCTCGAAGCGCGCCCGGACGATGGTCGTGCGGGAGTTCCGCGGCGTGCTCTCCCAGCTGGAATCAGAGAACATCGTCCGCTTCGAGACGGAGATCCACGACGGCGGGCTGGACATCAGCGACGTGCGGAAGATACGATAA
- a CDS encoding beta-ribofuranosylaminobenzene 5'-phosphate synthase family protein — protein sequence MTADDASPVGHTPGEAPPGGAPVEVETGARLHVGFGNLSLAHERLYGAAGVGVDRPGVRLTAAPADEVVCDHDTARRYAERVCGLLDLPGARIDVDRTLPRHMGLGSGTQLSLAVLAGVARAYGSEPRVRERAPALGRGGRSGVGVAAFETGGFVLDAGHPTERFTTDRPADGDWTVPAVAARHAVPDDWRFLLVIPDAEPGRADGREDDSMRAVVEDADPDVADRVAGVVQRRLLPALAEGSVERFGAAVGEIGRLNGAWFADEQGGVYRPPVGDVVAALRDATAVFGSGQSSWGPTVYGVTDADHADAARDAGRRALDDAGVGGDVLVVRARNDGATVRHGDEF from the coding sequence ATGACCGCGGACGACGCCAGTCCTGTCGGCCACACTCCAGGTGAGGCCCCTCCCGGCGGCGCTCCCGTCGAGGTCGAAACCGGCGCCCGCCTCCACGTCGGCTTCGGCAACCTCAGCCTCGCCCACGAGCGCCTGTACGGGGCGGCCGGCGTCGGCGTCGACCGGCCGGGCGTCAGGTTGACCGCGGCCCCGGCGGACGAAGTCGTCTGCGACCACGACACGGCGCGACGGTACGCGGAGCGGGTCTGCGGCCTCCTGGACCTCCCCGGTGCCCGCATCGACGTGGACCGGACGCTCCCGCGACACATGGGGCTCGGGAGCGGCACGCAGCTCTCGCTCGCGGTGCTCGCCGGCGTCGCCCGGGCCTACGGCAGCGAACCGCGAGTCCGCGAACGCGCGCCGGCGCTCGGACGGGGCGGTCGCTCGGGCGTCGGGGTGGCGGCCTTCGAGACCGGGGGGTTCGTCCTCGACGCCGGCCACCCGACCGAGCGGTTCACCACCGACCGGCCCGCGGATGGCGACTGGACGGTTCCGGCGGTCGCCGCGCGCCACGCCGTCCCCGACGACTGGCGCTTCCTGCTCGTGATTCCGGACGCCGAACCGGGCCGGGCGGACGGCCGGGAGGACGATTCGATGCGCGCGGTGGTCGAGGACGCCGACCCCGACGTGGCCGACCGCGTGGCGGGCGTCGTCCAGCGCCGATTGCTCCCCGCCCTCGCGGAGGGGTCGGTCGAGCGGTTCGGCGCAGCAGTCGGCGAGATCGGCCGGCTCAACGGCGCCTGGTTCGCCGACGAACAGGGCGGCGTCTACCGGCCGCCGGTGGGCGACGTGGTCGCCGCCCTCCGAGACGCCACCGCCGTCTTCGGCTCCGGGCAGTCGTCCTGGGGGCCGACCGTCTACGGCGTCACCGACGCCGACCACGCCGACGCGGCCCGCGACGCCGGCCGACGCGCCCTCGACGACGCCGGCGTCGGGGGCGACGTGCTGGTCGTCCGCGCGAGGAACGACGGGGCGACCGTCCGCCACGGCGACGAGTTCTGA
- a CDS encoding translation initiation factor IF-2 subunit beta gives MNYDSALDRAYESLPESPAEAGDRLNVPDPEGQTDGAFTRLTNLDAIADSLSRDAEHLHRSIQRDLGTNGQFENGVARYNGSFSVADFEAAIDEYVAEFVTCSECGLPDTVLKTEDGINMLRCQACGAFRPVEKRSGSATRQRAGPDIEEGKTYELKITGTGRKGDGVAEKGKFTIFVSGAREGDVVNAYVHNVSGTLAFARPA, from the coding sequence ATGAACTACGATTCTGCGCTCGACCGCGCCTACGAGTCGCTTCCGGAGTCACCCGCCGAGGCGGGCGACCGACTCAACGTTCCGGACCCCGAGGGACAGACCGACGGGGCGTTCACGCGACTGACCAACCTCGACGCCATCGCCGACTCGCTCTCCAGGGACGCCGAGCACCTCCACCGTTCCATCCAGCGTGACCTGGGGACGAACGGCCAGTTCGAGAACGGCGTCGCCCGCTACAACGGCTCGTTCTCGGTCGCCGACTTCGAGGCCGCCATCGACGAGTACGTCGCCGAGTTCGTCACCTGCTCGGAGTGCGGCCTCCCGGACACCGTGCTCAAGACCGAGGACGGGATCAACATGCTCCGCTGTCAGGCGTGCGGGGCGTTCCGGCCGGTCGAGAAGCGCTCCGGGTCCGCGACGCGCCAGCGCGCCGGCCCCGACATCGAGGAGGGGAAGACGTACGAACTGAAGATCACCGGCACCGGCCGGAAGGGCGACGGCGTCGCCGAGAAGGGGAAGTTCACCATCTTCGTCTCGGGCGCGAGGGAGGGCGACGTGGTGAACGCCTACGTCCACAACGTCTCCGGGACGCTGGCGTTCGCCCGGCCGGCCTGA